The following proteins are encoded in a genomic region of Maribacter hydrothermalis:
- the fabD gene encoding ACP S-malonyltransferase, translating into MNAYVFPGQGAQFVGMGLDLYEKYPIAKELFLKANDILGFEITEVMFNGTADSLKETEVTQPAIFLHSVIFSKVMGTSFKPNMVAGHSLGEFSALVANNTLSFEDGLKLVSQRALAMQKACELKPSTMAAVLGLDDAIVEKICAETTGVVVAANYNCPGQLVISGEIAAVEQACEKLKEAGARRALMLPVGGAFHSPLMEPAREELAAAIDNTNFSNPSCPIYQNVPTTAVNSPVEIKKNLMLQLTAPVKWTQSIQQMAKDGATIFTEIGPGKVLQGLIKKIEPSVTTQSPELTD; encoded by the coding sequence ATGAACGCATATGTTTTTCCTGGGCAAGGTGCTCAATTTGTTGGAATGGGTTTAGATTTATATGAAAAATACCCTATTGCAAAAGAGTTATTTTTAAAGGCAAATGATATATTAGGCTTTGAAATTACTGAGGTAATGTTCAATGGTACTGCCGATAGTTTAAAAGAAACTGAGGTTACCCAGCCAGCCATATTTTTACATTCCGTTATTTTTAGTAAAGTAATGGGTACTTCTTTTAAGCCTAATATGGTTGCTGGCCATTCTTTGGGTGAGTTTTCTGCATTGGTTGCAAATAATACCTTAAGTTTTGAAGACGGATTAAAATTGGTGTCGCAACGAGCTTTGGCAATGCAAAAGGCATGTGAGCTTAAGCCATCTACGATGGCGGCAGTTTTAGGATTAGACGATGCCATAGTTGAGAAAATATGCGCAGAAACTACAGGTGTTGTTGTGGCTGCAAATTATAATTGCCCTGGACAGTTGGTAATTTCTGGTGAAATAGCTGCAGTAGAGCAAGCATGTGAAAAATTAAAAGAAGCAGGTGCAAGACGCGCTTTAATGTTACCAGTTGGTGGTGCTTTCCATTCACCATTAATGGAGCCGGCAAGAGAAGAATTGGCAGCTGCAATAGATAATACAAATTTCTCTAACCCTAGTTGTCCTATATACCAAAATGTACCGACAACTGCCGTAAATAGCCCAGTTGAAATTAAGAAGAACCTTATGCTTCAACTAACTGCTCCTGTGAAGTGGACACAGAGTATACAACAAATGGCAAAAGATGGAGCAACCATATTTACTGAAATTGGCCCAGGTAAAGTATTACAAGGTTTAATAAAAAAAATAGAACCTTCGGTTACAACTCAATCTCCCGAGCTAACAGACTAG